The following coding sequences are from one Bradyrhizobium sp. WSM471 window:
- a CDS encoding (2Fe-2S)-binding protein has protein sequence MATVLTINGETKSFDAPPDMPLLWVLRDVLGMTGTKFGCGIAQCGACTVHVDGKAVRSCVLPVSAVANRAITTIEHVGSTPAGAKVQKAWLDAEVIQCGYCQSGQIMAAAALLAATPSPDDSDIDAAMAGNICRCGTYVRIREAIKQAASGRPS, from the coding sequence ATGGCAACTGTTCTCACCATCAACGGCGAAACGAAATCGTTCGACGCGCCACCTGACATGCCGCTGCTGTGGGTCCTGCGCGACGTCCTCGGGATGACCGGCACCAAGTTCGGCTGCGGCATCGCACAGTGCGGCGCCTGCACCGTGCACGTCGATGGCAAGGCAGTGCGCTCCTGCGTCTTGCCGGTCAGCGCGGTCGCGAACCGCGCCATCACCACGATCGAGCATGTCGGCAGCACACCGGCCGGCGCAAAAGTGCAGAAGGCCTGGCTCGATGCCGAAGTGATCCAGTGCGGTTACTGCCAGTCCGGCCAGATCATGGCGGCCGCGGCACTGCTGGCGGCAACGCCCAGCCCTGACGATTCCGACATCGACGCGGCGATGGCCGGCAACATCTGCCGCTGCGGCACCTATGTGCGCATCCGCGAGGCCATCAAGCAGGCCGCCTCCGGCCGGCCGTCGTGA
- a CDS encoding ABC transporter substrate binding protein — protein sequence MLFWLPRSWRTCRVRSFTAAMTIALLIATTGQSPAADPQPKRVLMLHSFGLRFRPWTDYSEALRAELSRRASIEFQDQSLLNARRSSDKSDAPFVEYLRSLNIDQPPDLIVAIGAPAANFVQAHRKDLFATTPMLYTLVERRRVDFDKLTKYDTVVAITNDDPVFFENILQVLPQTTTIAIVVGASPSETWWRNEVAKSTARFTDRVQFRWYNELSFEDMLKDAANLPPHSAIFWIGLNVDAAGVAHEGNTAFTRFYSVANAPIFFHDESFFGEGIVGGPMQVVARQSKQAAEVALRILNGENVADIKPSFVQLAAPMFDWRQLQRWGISQSRLPPDSTVYFREPNLWERYWWQITFTIALVLAQAGLIALLLFEHRRRQFAEVQSRQRMTELAHVNRFATAGELTASIAHEINQPLGSILTNAETAAAILQSQRSDIAALSDVVELREIVNDILQDDRRATEVIRRMRSLLKKAPFELKRLDLNEIVQETIRFLSALTVSRKFEMANVITAEALPILGDRIQLQQVILNLVLNGVEAMKDTPHESRTITIRTARADQFAELSVSDRGPGIPEDKLKQVFEPFYTSKAEGMGMGLSIARTIIEAHNGSISASNREHGGASFTIRLPFAG from the coding sequence ATGCTTTTCTGGCTGCCTCGCTCATGGCGAACCTGTCGGGTGCGGAGCTTCACCGCGGCGATGACCATCGCATTGTTGATCGCGACGACAGGCCAAAGTCCGGCAGCCGATCCACAGCCAAAGCGAGTATTGATGCTGCATTCATTCGGTCTCAGGTTCAGGCCTTGGACCGATTATTCGGAAGCCCTTCGCGCCGAGCTGAGCCGACGGGCATCCATTGAATTTCAAGACCAGTCGCTGCTGAATGCCCGGCGAAGCAGCGACAAGTCAGACGCCCCTTTTGTCGAGTATCTTCGTTCCCTCAATATAGACCAGCCGCCCGACCTGATCGTCGCGATCGGTGCGCCTGCTGCCAATTTCGTGCAGGCGCACCGCAAGGACCTCTTTGCAACTACGCCGATGCTGTACACTCTGGTAGAGCGACGCCGCGTGGACTTCGATAAATTGACCAAGTACGACACCGTCGTGGCAATCACGAACGACGATCCTGTTTTCTTTGAAAATATCCTGCAGGTCCTACCTCAAACAACTACGATTGCCATCGTAGTCGGTGCTTCGCCGAGCGAAACCTGGTGGCGTAACGAGGTCGCCAAGTCCACCGCGCGGTTCACGGATCGTGTCCAGTTTCGATGGTACAATGAACTTTCCTTCGAAGACATGCTCAAGGATGCGGCCAACCTTCCGCCGCACAGTGCGATTTTCTGGATTGGTTTGAATGTCGATGCGGCGGGAGTGGCGCATGAGGGTAACACTGCGTTTACCCGATTTTACAGCGTAGCCAATGCACCCATCTTTTTTCACGACGAAAGTTTTTTCGGAGAGGGCATCGTCGGTGGACCAATGCAGGTCGTCGCCAGACAAAGCAAGCAGGCGGCGGAAGTCGCGCTTCGCATCCTCAACGGCGAAAACGTTGCCGACATCAAGCCGAGTTTTGTCCAGCTGGCCGCGCCTATGTTTGACTGGCGACAACTGCAGCGCTGGGGAATTTCCCAAAGCAGACTGCCGCCTGACAGCACGGTTTACTTCCGGGAGCCCAATTTGTGGGAGCGATATTGGTGGCAAATCACGTTCACTATCGCGCTTGTCCTCGCGCAAGCGGGACTGATCGCACTTTTGCTATTTGAGCATCGTCGTCGTCAATTCGCCGAAGTACAGTCGCGGCAGCGCATGACTGAACTGGCCCACGTCAATCGCTTCGCGACCGCTGGCGAACTGACCGCCTCGATTGCTCACGAGATCAACCAGCCGCTTGGGTCTATTCTGACGAACGCCGAAACCGCAGCCGCGATCCTGCAATCGCAGCGTTCCGATATCGCCGCGCTTTCTGATGTTGTCGAGCTCAGGGAAATTGTGAACGACATTTTGCAGGATGACCGGCGTGCCACCGAGGTCATTCGCAGGATGCGCAGCCTCCTCAAAAAGGCGCCGTTCGAATTGAAGCGATTGGACCTCAATGAAATTGTGCAAGAGACGATCAGGTTTCTTTCGGCGCTGACCGTCAGCCGAAAATTCGAAATGGCCAACGTGATCACGGCGGAGGCTCTACCGATCCTCGGCGACCGCATTCAGCTTCAACAAGTCATTTTGAACCTTGTGCTGAACGGGGTCGAGGCTATGAAGGACACGCCTCACGAAAGCCGCACTATCACCATCCGGACTGCGCGCGCCGATCAATTTGCCGAGCTATCCGTATCAGATCGCGGGCCCGGCATTCCAGAAGACAAATTGAAACAGGTTTTCGAGCCGTTTTACACCAGCAAAGCCGAAGGCATGGGCATGGGCTTGTCCATTGCGCGCACCATTATCGAAGCGCACAACGGGTCCATATCAGCGAGCAATCGGGAGCACGGCGGTGCCTCGTTCACGATCAGGCTTCCCTTTGCCGGGTGA
- a CDS encoding methyl-accepting chemotaxis protein has translation MSVVQLAVLDTGSNRTLAERLIDQLADRIGGLGVELADIAGNVQEVASRVANQSERFHHLQETAETMVSANHDIANASQAVQTTTSAAVGEIAQSRGAVDAAVSHISELVAAVERIEARLSAVGSALAQVAKVSGSIEAIAKQTNLLALNATIEAARAGNAGRGFAVVASEVKNLAEATRQATHQISDTVRDLDGQIEGLIGESSDASQRAKTAGEGAQRISGIISRVQQGFASVEAEIGSVTRAATSNLGHCDTVISELNELARGVDLSSRDLKNADQRVTKLLDTSEGLIALIADSGVETSDAPLIRTVVETAKRISDEFEAAIGRGEITLDQFMDENYREIAGTDPKQYNTDYVDFTDRLLPAIQDPIQKSDPRIVFCVAWAKGGYLPTHNPNYRLPQGKDPVWNNANCRNRRLFTDRAVQKVAANTKPFLLQTYRRDMGGGQFVLMKDLSSPIMIRGKHWGAFRMGFRQS, from the coding sequence ATGTCCGTCGTACAACTTGCAGTACTGGACACCGGCTCCAACCGAACGCTTGCCGAACGGCTGATCGATCAGCTCGCCGACCGCATCGGCGGCCTCGGCGTGGAACTCGCTGACATCGCCGGCAACGTCCAGGAAGTCGCAAGCCGCGTCGCGAACCAGTCGGAGCGGTTCCATCACCTCCAGGAAACCGCCGAGACGATGGTGTCGGCCAATCACGACATCGCCAATGCGTCGCAGGCAGTGCAAACGACCACGTCAGCGGCGGTCGGCGAGATCGCGCAGTCGCGCGGCGCAGTCGATGCCGCGGTCAGCCACATCTCCGAGCTCGTTGCAGCCGTGGAGCGGATCGAGGCGCGCCTGAGCGCCGTCGGCTCCGCGCTGGCACAAGTCGCAAAAGTGTCCGGCTCGATCGAGGCGATCGCGAAGCAGACCAACCTGCTCGCGCTCAACGCCACCATCGAGGCAGCACGCGCCGGCAATGCCGGCCGCGGCTTCGCGGTGGTGGCAAGCGAGGTCAAGAACCTCGCGGAAGCCACCCGCCAGGCCACACACCAGATCTCCGACACCGTGCGCGATCTCGACGGCCAGATCGAAGGCCTGATCGGCGAGAGCAGCGACGCCTCGCAGCGTGCGAAGACGGCCGGCGAAGGCGCCCAGCGCATCTCCGGCATCATCTCGCGGGTCCAGCAGGGCTTCGCCTCCGTGGAAGCCGAGATCGGCAGCGTCACGCGCGCGGCGACCTCCAATCTCGGACATTGCGACACCGTCATCAGCGAGCTCAACGAACTCGCCAGGGGCGTCGACCTCTCCTCGCGCGATCTCAAGAACGCCGATCAGCGGGTGACGAAGCTGCTCGACACGTCCGAAGGCCTGATCGCGCTGATCGCCGACAGCGGCGTGGAGACATCCGATGCACCGCTGATCCGAACCGTCGTCGAGACCGCCAAGCGGATCTCCGACGAGTTCGAAGCGGCCATCGGCCGCGGCGAGATCACGCTCGACCAGTTCATGGACGAGAACTACCGGGAAATCGCCGGCACCGATCCCAAGCAGTACAACACTGACTATGTCGACTTCACCGACCGCTTGCTGCCCGCGATCCAGGACCCGATCCAGAAGTCCGATCCCCGCATCGTGTTCTGCGTCGCCTGGGCCAAGGGCGGCTATCTGCCGACGCACAACCCGAACTACCGCCTGCCGCAGGGCAAGGACCCGGTCTGGAATAACGCCAATTGCCGCAACCGCCGCCTGTTCACCGATCGCGCGGTGCAGAAGGTCGCTGCCAACACCAAGCCGTTCCTGCTGCAGACCTATCGCCGCGACATGGGCGGCGGGCAGTTCGTTCTGATGAAGGATCTGTCCTCGCCGATCATGATCCGCGGCAAGCACTGGGGCGCCTTCCGGATGGGCTTTCGGCAGAGCTGA
- a CDS encoding methyl-accepting chemotaxis protein, which produces MAFGLFRKRLPDMAATAAAPQAAQPAAHSEPAAAVESDSAKEILELLELELGAMIRQLERAANSVAGGAEATATTLAAIRDRTDALTGRTNAAQSNASTFAHAADKFTQSALGIGAQVREAGKLADEASAAAQEARANVDRLRESSAAIGNVVNLIAQIARQTTLLALNSTIEAARAGAAGRGFAVVATEVKALAVQTQGATEEITKKIDALQRDAAGSADAVHRISQAIEAIRPVFETVNGAVAEQNATTSEVSGNATSASEFIISVGESAAEIDAATKAAESHGENVASAGKAVTAFAQKLKSRCAVLLRQSEHDDRRKTERLPCHLKLETARGVLPVYEIAMDGVLIGGADAGRLASQAMVEGTLEGVGACRLRVVEQSKAGARAQFVNPDAALSEKIEDRLWSIHEENTEFVTRAMEAGNALTAIFEQAVARGEVKIDDLFDTDYAEIAGTNPQQYRTRYLDWADRALPAFQEAFLAKDPRLAFCAMVDRNGFLPVHNRIYSHPQRPGDAAWNTANSRNRRMFNDPAGLAAARNLRSYLVQSYARDMGNGNTVMMREIDVPIRVQGRHWGGFRTAYKL; this is translated from the coding sequence ATGGCATTCGGACTATTTCGGAAGCGTCTGCCGGACATGGCTGCAACTGCGGCTGCCCCGCAGGCTGCGCAGCCGGCGGCCCATTCCGAGCCTGCCGCGGCCGTCGAGAGCGATTCGGCCAAGGAAATCCTGGAACTGCTGGAACTCGAGCTGGGCGCCATGATTCGCCAGCTCGAGCGCGCCGCCAATTCGGTGGCCGGCGGCGCCGAGGCGACCGCCACGACGCTTGCCGCCATCCGCGACCGCACCGACGCCCTGACCGGCCGGACCAACGCCGCGCAATCGAACGCCTCCACCTTCGCCCATGCCGCCGACAAATTCACCCAGTCGGCGCTGGGCATCGGGGCACAGGTCCGCGAGGCCGGCAAGCTCGCCGACGAGGCCAGCGCCGCGGCACAGGAAGCCCGCGCCAATGTCGATCGCTTGCGCGAATCCTCGGCCGCCATCGGCAACGTCGTCAATCTGATCGCGCAGATCGCGCGGCAGACGACGCTGCTCGCGCTCAACTCGACCATCGAGGCCGCGCGCGCGGGCGCTGCGGGAAGAGGCTTTGCGGTCGTCGCCACCGAGGTCAAAGCACTCGCGGTGCAGACCCAGGGCGCGACGGAGGAGATCACCAAAAAGATCGACGCGCTGCAGCGCGACGCAGCCGGCTCCGCGGATGCGGTGCACCGCATCTCGCAGGCGATCGAGGCGATCCGCCCGGTCTTCGAGACCGTCAACGGCGCCGTCGCCGAACAGAACGCCACCACCAGCGAAGTCTCCGGCAACGCGACAAGCGCGTCGGAGTTCATCATCTCGGTCGGCGAAAGCGCAGCCGAGATCGATGCTGCGACCAAGGCAGCCGAGAGCCACGGCGAGAACGTCGCCAGCGCGGGCAAGGCCGTGACCGCCTTCGCACAGAAACTGAAATCGCGTTGCGCCGTGCTGCTGCGCCAGAGCGAGCACGACGACCGCCGCAAGACCGAGCGGCTGCCCTGCCATCTCAAGCTCGAAACCGCCCGGGGCGTGCTGCCGGTCTACGAGATAGCGATGGACGGCGTGCTGATCGGCGGCGCGGACGCGGGCCGCCTTGCGTCGCAAGCCATGGTCGAAGGCACCCTCGAAGGCGTCGGCGCCTGCCGCCTGCGCGTGGTCGAGCAATCCAAGGCCGGCGCCCGCGCGCAATTCGTCAATCCCGATGCTGCGCTCAGCGAGAAGATCGAGGACCGGCTCTGGTCGATCCACGAAGAAAACACCGAGTTCGTCACCCGCGCCATGGAGGCGGGTAACGCGCTGACCGCGATCTTCGAGCAGGCGGTTGCCCGCGGCGAGGTGAAGATCGACGACCTCTTCGACACTGACTACGCCGAAATCGCCGGAACCAATCCGCAGCAGTACCGCACCAGATATCTGGACTGGGCCGACCGCGCGCTGCCGGCGTTCCAGGAGGCTTTTCTGGCAAAGGACCCGCGCTTGGCGTTCTGCGCCATGGTCGACCGCAACGGCTTCCTGCCGGTGCACAACAGGATCTATTCGCATCCGCAGCGGCCGGGCGATGCTGCCTGGAACACGGCCAACAGCCGCAACCGGCGGATGTTCAACGATCCCGCGGGGTTGGCCGCCGCGCGCAACCTGCGCTCGTATCTGGTCCAGAGCTATGCACGCGACATGGGGAACGGAAATACGGTGATGATGCGCGAGATCGACGTTCCGATCCGCGTGCAGGGCCGGCACTGGGGCGGATTCAGGACGGCCTACAAGCTCTAG
- a CDS encoding YebC/PmpR family DNA-binding transcriptional regulator — translation MAGHSQFKNIMHRKGRQDAQKSKLFGKLAREITVAAKLGTPDPNMNPRLRAAITAARQENMPKDNIERAVKKALGNDGENYDEIRYEGYGPGGVAVIVEALTDNRNRAASDIRSFFTKSGGNLGETGSVSFMFDRTGIVEYDRSVASDDAVLDAAIEAGADDVISSEGGHEIYASTEGYRDVAKALEAKFGEPRKAALIWKPQNTVAVDDETAEKLLRLMDLLNEHDDVQHVYANFEVSDALLAKMGG, via the coding sequence ATGGCCGGACATTCCCAATTCAAGAACATCATGCACCGCAAGGGGCGGCAGGATGCCCAGAAGTCGAAACTGTTCGGCAAGCTGGCGCGGGAAATCACCGTTGCGGCCAAGCTGGGGACGCCCGACCCCAACATGAACCCGCGCCTGCGGGCAGCGATCACCGCGGCGCGTCAGGAGAACATGCCGAAGGACAATATCGAGCGCGCCGTCAAGAAGGCGCTCGGCAATGACGGCGAGAATTATGACGAGATCCGCTACGAGGGTTACGGCCCCGGCGGCGTTGCCGTCATCGTCGAGGCGCTGACCGACAATCGCAACCGTGCGGCTTCCGACATCCGCTCCTTCTTCACCAAGTCCGGCGGCAATCTCGGTGAAACCGGCTCGGTGTCCTTCATGTTCGACCGCACCGGCATCGTCGAATACGACCGCAGCGTCGCCTCCGACGATGCGGTGCTGGATGCCGCGATCGAGGCCGGCGCCGACGACGTGATCTCGAGCGAAGGCGGCCACGAGATCTACGCCTCGACTGAAGGCTATCGCGACGTCGCCAAGGCGCTGGAAGCCAAGTTCGGCGAGCCGCGTAAGGCCGCGCTGATCTGGAAGCCGCAGAACACCGTCGCGGTCGACGACGAGACCGCCGAGAAGCTGCTCAGGCTGATGGACCTGCTCAACGAGCACGACGACGTCCAGCACGTCTACGCCAATTTCGAGGTGTCGGACGCGCTGCTGGCGAAGATGGGCGGGTAG
- the ruvC gene encoding crossover junction endodeoxyribonuclease RuvC, whose product MTTLPIRGPVRIIGIDPGLRRTGWGVIEAEGNRLIYIACGSVEPPDDLPLASRLLAIHEGLAAILSGHKPMEAAVEQTFVNKDGVATLKLGQARGVAMLAPAMFGISVAEYAPNQVKKTVVGAGHADKQQIAMMLKILLPKADPPSADAADALAIAITHAHHRQSTALRLKVAGL is encoded by the coding sequence ATGACGACGCTCCCGATTCGTGGCCCCGTTCGCATCATCGGCATCGACCCTGGCCTGCGCCGCACCGGCTGGGGCGTGATCGAGGCCGAGGGCAACCGCCTGATCTACATTGCCTGTGGCTCGGTAGAACCGCCGGACGATTTGCCGCTGGCGAGCCGGCTGCTCGCGATCCATGAGGGGCTCGCCGCCATCCTGTCCGGTCACAAGCCGATGGAAGCCGCGGTCGAACAGACTTTCGTCAACAAGGACGGAGTCGCGACGCTGAAGCTCGGCCAGGCCCGCGGCGTCGCCATGCTCGCGCCTGCGATGTTCGGCATCAGTGTTGCCGAATACGCGCCGAACCAGGTGAAAAAGACGGTGGTCGGCGCCGGCCACGCCGACAAGCAGCAGATCGCGATGATGCTCAAGATTTTGCTGCCCAAGGCCGATCCGCCGTCCGCGGACGCCGCCGACGCGCTCGCCATTGCCATCACCCATGCCCATCATCGCCAGAGCACCGCGCTGCGGCTGAAGGTGGCAGGCTTATGA
- the ruvA gene encoding Holliday junction branch migration protein RuvA has translation MIGKLKGLIDSYGEDFVILDVGGVGYQVHCSTRTLQHLPSPGEAAVLSIETYVREDQIKLFGFRSDQEREWFRLLQTVQGVGAKVALAVLGTLQPSDLANAIALRDKAAVARTPGVGPKVAERIVTELKDKAPAFANVDPAVVHLAGAMDDQRAPRPVADAISALVNLGYGQPQAAAAIASASRSAGESAETAQLIRLGLKELSK, from the coding sequence ATGATCGGCAAGCTCAAGGGCCTGATCGATTCCTACGGCGAGGATTTCGTCATCCTCGACGTCGGCGGTGTCGGTTATCAGGTGCATTGCTCGACGCGCACGCTGCAGCATCTGCCCTCGCCGGGCGAGGCCGCCGTGCTGTCGATCGAGACCTATGTGCGCGAGGATCAGATCAAGCTGTTCGGCTTCCGCAGCGACCAGGAGCGCGAATGGTTTCGCCTGCTCCAGACCGTGCAGGGTGTCGGCGCCAAGGTCGCGCTTGCCGTGCTCGGAACGCTGCAGCCGTCCGACCTCGCCAACGCCATCGCGTTGCGCGACAAGGCTGCGGTGGCGCGCACGCCCGGTGTCGGCCCCAAGGTCGCGGAGCGCATTGTCACCGAACTGAAGGACAAGGCGCCGGCCTTTGCCAATGTCGATCCGGCGGTCGTGCATCTCGCCGGTGCCATGGACGACCAGCGCGCGCCCCGGCCCGTGGCGGACGCGATCTCAGCGCTGGTCAATCTCGGCTACGGCCAGCCGCAGGCTGCGGCCGCGATCGCATCGGCCTCGCGCAGCGCGGGCGAGAGCGCCGAGACCGCGCAGCTCATCCGGCTGGGCCTGAAGGAGCTGTCGAAGTGA